The following are encoded together in the Anoplopoma fimbria isolate UVic2021 breed Golden Eagle Sablefish chromosome 13, Afim_UVic_2022, whole genome shotgun sequence genome:
- the LOC129101459 gene encoding adenylate kinase isoenzyme 5-like, translating into MTESSGLLQEVSILPPQRPRPLIIFIIGGPGSGKGSQAARLAHRFSFRVISLDELLRRQLLSHASPSRKWEVISQMMGHGELGPQDETISELRRQLIGQQEARGFIVDGFPRDVHQALNFQEQIGSPDLVMLLLCSNETLRCRLQQRATQLGLLGDNSHALRRRLETFQRDIVSISRYYGQLHLLIQVHLLTKLHPLTQLNPLIQVHLMTHEPPGHKYTRRNSRTH; encoded by the exons ATGACAGAAAGCTCTGGACTCCTGCAGGAAGTCAGCATCCTGCCTCCTCAGAGGCCACGCCCCCtaatcatcttcatcattg GTGGTCCAGGAAGTGGGAAGGGAAGTCAGGCGGCGAGGCTCGCTCATCGCTTCAGCTTCAGAGTCATCTCATTGGACGAACTGCTGAGGAGGCAGCTGCTAAGCCACGCCTCCCCCAGCAGAAAGTGGGAGGTTATTTCACAAATGATGGGTCATGGAGAGCTGGGACCACAG GATGAAACCATCTCAGAGCTGCGGCGTCAGCTGATTGGTCAGCAGGAGGCCAGAGGGTTCATCGTGGACGGATTCCCTCGAGATGTCCACCAGGCTCTCAACTTCCAGGAACAG ATTGGCTCTCCTGACCTGgtgatgctgctgctctgctccaaTGAGACACTGCGCTGTCGACTGCAGCAACGAGCAACTCAACTTGGTCTCCTAGGAGACAATAGCCACGCCCTGCGGAGACGCTTAGAGACATTCCAGAGAGACATCGTCTCTATCAGCAGATACTACGGACAACTACACCTGTTGATACAGGTACACCTGCTGACAAAGCTACACCCTTTGACACAGTTAAACCCGCTGATACAAGTACACCTGATGACACATGAACCCCCGGGACACAAGTACACCCGCCGAAACAGTCGCACACACTGA